Part of the Ruegeria sp. AD91A genome, AACGTGCACATGGAAGACGTCCACCGCGCCGGTGGTATCTTCTCGATTCTCGGAGAGCTCAGCCGCGCAAGCCTGCTGCACGAAGAATGCAACACGGTACATTCGGCAACGATGGGCGAGGCAATTGCCAACTGGGACATCAAGGTCGCCAATAACCCTAAGGCACAAGAACTGTTCAAAGCCGCCCCTGGTGGTGTGCGTACCACACAAGCGTTCAGCCAGTCCAACCGGTACAAGGAACTGGACACCGACCGCGAAGGTGGCGTGATCCGTTCGAAAGAACACGCGTTCAGTCAGGATGGCGGTCTGGCCGTTCTGTTCGGTAATATTGCCCGCGACGGCTGTATCGTGAAAACTGCTGGCGTAGACGCAAATATCCTGAAATTTACTGGCTCGGCTTACGTGTGCGAAAGCCAGGATCAGGCAGTCAACGACATTCTCACCGGCAAGGTGAAAGAAGGCGACGTGGTGGTGATCCGCTATGAAGGCCCGCGCGGCGGCCCGGGGATGCAGGAAATGCTGTATCCGACGTCATATCTGAAGTCTAAAGGACTGGGTAAAGCCTGCGCCCTGCTGACCGATGGTCGTTTCTCGGGCGGCACATCCGGTCTGTCGATCGGACATGTATCACCCGAGGCGGCCGAAGGCGGTGAGATTGGTCTGGTGCAGAACGGTGACACGATCGAGATCGACATCCCCAACCGCACCATTCATCTGGCGGTTTCGGATGAAGAGCTGGCAGAGCGTCGCAAGGAACAGGACGCAAAGGGTTGGGAGCCTGCCGCGCCGCGCAAACGCAAGGTGTCCACTGCGCTCAAGGCCTACGCCAAGCTGACGACCAGCGCGGCGAAAGGGGCAGTACGTCAAGTCTGAACATCTGCGGGACCGGTTTGCTGACTCAGCAGACCGGTAAATCGGCCGCCCACAGGAACTCCCGCTCCCAAATCGCACCATCAGCTTCGCTGAGGCAGCATTTGGCTTTGGGCCCGGCGCCGCGCAATGCGCGGCGCCGGGCCCAACCAGAGGAGATGTTTCGCAAGAAATATCGACGATGGGCGGAAGCGCCCTACCGTCAGTCGCCCAACTTGGCGTGAATTTCGTTCAGATCAATTTCGCCGATCGGCATCTTGTTGGCCGGGTTTTCGAAGTCGTATTTGAACAGCTCGAAATCCTGCTTGTACATCTCATAGACCAGATGCATCGACAGATCGTCGAAGTAATCCTCGACCGGATGCGCACGTTTTGGTCCGTGGCCTTCTGATTCATTGAACCGTGGGATCTCGGACAATGTAACCGAGTGCTTCAGCTCGACATTGTCCAGAACATACTGCATCCCGTCGTTGAACGCTTCGGTCCAGAAAATCCGGTCATAATGACCGCCGTTCACGATGAAAGTAGACACGTGGCCTGACATCGCAGACCAGTGAATGTCCGGGTCCATCGGACGCCGCCACCGGATCGTATCGCGCGCAAACAACAGAAACCGGCGGAAGCTGGCGATCTGGTCAAACTCTCCTTTGCCGTCGTCACCGCCCACTTCGATCCCATAGTTGTAGATCAGCGTCGGAACCAGATTGCCGCGGTATCGCTTACCGTTGCGCTGAATGCCGCAGATCTTGTCAAAGAATGAGCTTAGGATGCGGGTATAAGGATTGCGCACGCAAGTAAAAGAATACGACGCGTGATTGCGCACATTGTTCGATATCAGGCCCTGACTCTGATCAAACGCCCATTTATGCATGCCGTCCTTGGCGTCATGGATATCACCATCGAAAAACTGACCATGGTCCGAATAATACATGATCTGACCAATGGTCGAGCAGGCACATTTGGGCACCACACGGTACACCATGCTTTCGCTCTCGGTCATCCAGGTACCGGGAAACCCCATCTGCTGCGCCTCCTTCGCTGGCCTGGTCTCGATCCGATACACCAGCTTTTGGTAACAAAGAACCAAAATTATTCTGTTTATTCAATCGTTCATCCTCAGTATCACGGTTGAAATCAGGCAGAAACGGATATTGCGTTATCTCTATGGCAAAAGTCGCCTATATATTGCTGTGTCACAAGGACCCCGAGGCCATCATTGCTCAGGCCGAACAACTGACTGCAGCTGGCGATTGCATGGCCATCCATTTTGACGCCAGCGCCAGCACCAAAGCATATGAACGCATTCGGTCCGCGCTGGATCAGAACCCCAATGTGACCTTTGCGAAAAAGCGCGTCAAATGCGGCTGGGGCGAATGGTCTCTGGTGCGGGCCACGCTGAACGCCCTGCAAGCCGCCGTCGAAACTTTCCCCCGCGCCACTCATTTCTACATGCTGTCCGGTGACTGCATGGCGATCAAAACGGCAGAATACACTCACCGTTTTCTGGATGAGCACGACAAGGATTTCATTGAAAGCCACGACTTTTTTGCCAGCAACTGGATCAAGACCGGCATGAAGGAAGACAGGCTGATCTATCGCCACTACTTCAACGAGCGTACGCAGTCCAAGCTGTTTTATGCGGCCTATGAAATGCAAAAGCGCCTTGGTCTGACACGGGACATCCCCCAGGACATTCAGATGATGATCGGCAGCCAATGGTGGTGCCTGCGTCGCAGAACAGTCGAAATGATTCTGGATTTCCTGCGTCAGCGCCGGGATGTGATACGGTTTTTCTCGACCACGTGGATACCTGATGAAACCTTCTTTCAGACCCTGGTGCGCCACCTGATCCCGAAAAGCGAGATTGAAAACCGAACGCTGACATTCCTGATGTTCTCGGACTATGGAATGCCGGTCACGTTCTACAACGACCATTATGACATGTTGCTGGGCCAGGACTATCTGTTCGCGCGCAAGATCAGCGCAGAGGCACTTGAGCTGAAAGACCGTCTCGGCTCGCTGTATGCGAGCGAGGGTGTTGATTTCCCTGTCTCGAACGAGGGGCGCAATCTGTATGCGTTTCTTACCGGTCGAGGGCGCATCGGCCGCCGGTTCGGACAACGCTTTTGGGAGGCTGGAAGTACGCTCGGCCCTGAACGAGAACTGTTTGTGATCGTCTGCAAGAAGTGGCATGTCGCCAAACGTCTTGTCGACCAGATCGCGTCGGAAACGGACATCCCCTGTGTTGAATACCTGTTCAACGAAGAACATACTTTGCTGCCGGAATTGGGCGGGATCGAATCCACCTTGGCCAAGCGTTCCCGTCACCGGCGCGCCGTTCTGGGCCTGTTGTTCGACAGTTTCGGGTCAAATCAGATGGCGCTGTGCCTAGACCCAGCCAATCTGGACGCACTTGAGGATTTTTGCAGCGACCAGGCCAAAACCCATGTGCTTGAGATCGAATGCGAATACTCGGACGAATATCTGATCGGCCACGCGCGTCGCGTCGGGCTTGCCGGAGACAACAGTCCAACGGAAACCGTTGCATCTCTGCTGCCGACTCTTCGCAACGATCTGAGCTACGAATCCGAACAGATCCGTGCCGCTCGGCTGGGCAATTACCTGCGCCTGCGGGAAACGGCACCGCGCGCCGACAATGAAGCGGTTATTGCCAAGTTTCTTGGGGTCGACGAAAAAACAGCCCAGGCCATTATGCGGTTGGACTACCTTTTCCTCGACTAAACCAAAAAAGCCATTCATTGATTGCTGCCTGCGAGCAGGCACCGTTGGCCCGTGCATTCCATATCTCGGATGGCAATTGTTCCGCCACGCAAGGCACCCTCAGCCCCTGTAACTGCACTCGTGATTTTTATTCAAAAATCAGATACTGTGCAGCCAATTGGGCCATTTTGTTCAAACTTTTTCCGTCAGCAATACGGCCCTTGCCAGGAAAAGCACGGAAAGCAGACAGGTCTTTTATTCTGAATGGCCGGTATCTGAGCTTCGAAGAACCAGAAAAACTGGCTGATCGAAGATTGAAGTATTGAAACGCAACTCCGGGGGGAAACAGTTGTGCCCATAGATCAAATTTCAAAATCAAGATCATACATCCCAAATGACGCAGACTGGAAGGTGATATATGATGTCCTTCCGGGGAACCCAGCCGTCATCAACCCGCATTTCGAGTGCATCGAGGTGACCGGAAACACGGTTCTGCCAGCGAACGGCATGTATATCGTGCTGCGCGGCGTGGTTCAGTTGCGCCAGAACGGAAATCCATTGGCCAGTGCGGATGTCGGCGATTACTTCTATGAAGAACACCTGCAGATCTCGGATATCCCCGTCAGCCTGGAAGCGCTTGCGCTGGACGGAACCCGGCTGGCGTACCTGTCCAGCAAGAACTGGCTTCAGATACCAGAAAGCATCCGGCAACCCTGTTTTGCAACGATGTTTGGTGATCTGGTCAGCGTTCAGTTGCATAATTTTCAACAGCCCATCAATTGTTGCAGTGTCACCGCGGCCGCCCTCAGCATGTCGGCGCTGGGGTTCAGCTGCGAAGTGAATGACATCTTCCGCGAATGCGCATTGCCTTCGTCATTTGTCGTGAACGATGGAATCTCGCTGGGCGAGCTTTTTGACGTCGCCTGCACTTACATCCACACACAAGGGCTTCGCGAGAGGGTTCAGGTTCAGGCCTATTTCATGGACGAAGACACAACCAGTGTGCCGCTGTTGCTTGAGGCGATCGACGAATCCAACCGCCTGGGCGGTGACAACGACATTCTGGTGGCGAATTTCCAGGTCGGTGTCGCCCATGGCAAAGAGAATATGCCCGGCGGCCACTTTGCCGTCATCGCCAAGTGCAACCCAAGCACGGGGCTGGTGCATATGATGGATGTGCATCCTGAAAAATACGGCAAGCTTTGGGTAACAACCGTGGAGCGGTTGTGGCAAGCCATGTCAGATCGAGACGGAACCTCGATGCGGTCCCGCGGCCTATTGCGGTTTTCGGCAAGGGCAGCGGTCAAGACGCATCTGAAGACGTTCAAGCAGCGGTGCAATTACGTCGACAGCACGCGTTACCTGGCAAAAGATCCCAAGAAACGCCGCAACCTGTTCCGCCGGGCCACGCCCAATATGAACTCATTGGGTGTGTTGGCGGAAAGCCTCGCCATTCACGGCGACAACAGAGTGGACGAGGACGAGCTGCTGCGGGCGACAAAGGCATCGTTTACGGATGCCGTCAGCCGGGTCGCCACTGCCGAAGACATGCATGACATGGCGCAAAAATACCTTAGCCAGTCCGAGAACGTGCATCTGAGCAGTTCGTTTCAAAGCTTTGAAACCCGTAACGATACATCGATCCAAACCCCGCAAGACTGGTTCAAGGCACTCTTGAAAAGCCTGAACACCAACAAAGATCGTCACCTGATGATCAATATCGATTTCAATCGCGTCACCGGGATCGAAGCGATCCGCCCGCCGGACAACGTGTACCGGGAAACCGCCCTGCTGGAAGAGTTCTGGTGTCTTTGCATTGCTTATGACGAGGACCAGGACGTTGTCACCATAGTCGACATGAGCCCTGCGACATCGCAGGTCTGGCAGGCACCGCGCGGCAACATCTTCCGCGGGTTGCGCGATCTGGAAGACCCCGCATTGGTGATGATCGAAGAGATCGACCCGCCCGAAGACCCAAGCGATGTTGCCAGTATCATCAAGCACAATAAGATGGTTCTGTTCTACGAAGATGAGGACCCCTGGTCCTACATGCTGCGCAGCGTTCTTTCGAATATCGGGGCAACAACCGTCAAGCAGATCGATGTGGGTGGACGCGATCCCAATATGATCAGGATGCGGCGGCAATTGGTGACACTCGGAGAAAGACCAGATCCGCCATATTTGTTTTTCAAAGGCGGGTGCATCAGCAAAAGCGATGAGCTGGAAGACATTGTGGACATGATCAGGGCCGGTGAATTGCAGGCTAAAATGCGCACGGAAGGGTTGCCTGTATCAGAGCTGAATGAGACCCCTAGCCTTGAAAAGAACCCGTTCGGCTATCCCAAAGGAGTTATGAATCAGGTCAACGCCGGCAAGCGAAACGTATTGTTGTGCGCCTGCGGGTCGTCGGCGGCAGACAAAATCCCGGAACTCGTCGAACGCATCGTCGATGCAGGGCATAACGTGAAACTGATCCCCTCCGTCTCGGCCGAGAAGTTCTTTCGCGATTTCGGGGCCGAGCGGATCGACGCCAAGATCACCCATCATGACTATTATCGCGACGATGATGAGTGGAATTTCCGCTACTTGAAATTTGACATGCCGGTGCGGGCATCGCATCTGGCGCTGTGCGACTGGGCCGATTGCGTCATCGTGGCGCCCATCACCTGCAACACGATGGGCAAAGTGGCCAACGGTATTGCCGACAACCTTCTGACCTCGGTCTTTGTGGCGTGGCAGTATCAGAAGAAACCGGTGATCCTTTGCCCCGCCTGCAACACGAACATGTGGAACAACATCACCACGCAGAACAATGTCGACAAGCTGAAAGCGCTGGGTGTCGACTTCATCGGGCCGCGCGAAGGTCGCCTGTCTAACGGCCGGATGGGTATCGGCATGATGGCAACTCCGGACCAGGTCATGGAAGCTTTGGCGGACGCCTTCGAGGAGTTGGACGATCAAAAATATCGCGTCTGCAAATGGGCACGCGAAGCTGCCGCCGCCGATGACATCAACGAATGGAAACGCGTGTTCCGCGCCATCGACGAAGAGATCGTCGGCGTCAACATCGTGGACGAAGCCCATGGCGATTCCCTGCTGCACTATGCAGCCGGTGGTGAAGGTGAGCTGAACGAAAGCGGCCATGATCTGGGCAAGCCGGATTATGAAGCTGCTCAGGACCTGATCGATCGTGATATCGACGTCAACATTGTCAACGATCACGGGTTCACGGCATTGCATGTGGCGGTGATGAACAAGGCGCCGAAGATGGTCGAGATTCTGCTGGGTGCTGATGACATGGATGCGACCTCGTGCATCGAATTCGTTCAGGGCATGCAGATCGAACCCGAAATCCGAACCATGCTGGACGCTTGGGCGCAAGATCACAACCTGAAGATGGCAGACCCTGAACAGGGGCGTGACGAAAGCTTCGTGGCCGTCAAAGAACCCTCTTACCTGTATTTCACCTATGGGTCCCTGAAGAAGGGGTTCCCCAATCATGACGCACACAGCAAAGTTCTGAACGACTTCGTGGGAATGGCGCGCACCCGGCAACCGATGCCCCTGATCATCCCGAAGGAACCATTCTGCGACAATCCCAACTGTGGGTATCTGCATCGCATGGCAACGCTTGTGGATCAGCAGGGGATGGGCAAGCAAGTGGGTGGAGAAGTCTACCGTGTCACCGAATCCGGCCTCAGCGAACTGGACAGGCTGGAGGGATATCACGGCCCCGGCTCACCCCAGAATGTCTATGTCCGCAAGAAGATCAACGTCGTCGTCGAGGGTGTAATGAAACCTGCCTACGCCTATGTGATCGCGGATCCGGAAAAGTACCTGAAAAGCTGGCGCGAGGGCACATCTGAAGTGGTAAGCGACTACACGCTGGATATGGCGCAGGGCGAACCCAAACCCGGGTTTGAACCCGTGGTCTAGCATTCTTGCGTGCTGATCGGTGGCGGTTCGGAACTGTTCTTGATGCTGAGATTATAGGCCGTGATCGCCACCATGCACAGCAGCACGAAAGGCCAGAAACTGGCCTTTGGAATCAGGTTGTCCCGATAGTGGATGATCCGCAGCGACGGCACCGCCTCTGAGGCGAAAAGGTAGGTATTGATCGAAACCGCCAGCAGCAAGAAATACATAAGGAAAAAGAACGACTCCATGTAGATCACAGGTGAGCCTGCAAATCCTTCGCGCAGCTGCACATGGGCCAGCAGGATCACGAAGAACAGAACCGAACAGGTGCCGATCACGCTGGACGTGCTGAAGTCATGTCGCTCCACCAGACCCTCGCGGCGCGTGACGGTCATGACCGCACCGAACAGCAGCATCACCACAACAAGCAATGGAATCATGTGAACGATGAACGCGTTTGCGAAATTGCGCTTGATAACGAAGTTATAATGCAACTCGGGCGCGTTGGTTTGGTATGCGTTCTGTCGTATGCCCAGCGTCGCATCCAGATTTGACAGCTTGTAATCGAAATAGGTGTTTTCACGCTCCCACGTGCCCATCACGATCCGGTTGTCGATCCCAAAGATGTCATCCGGTCCGGTCGCCGGATAAGCCTCAAAGTCGGGCACCAGCGCGACATTGACCTCAAAAGAGGCCGGCCAGAACCGTACCCAAACCGTTTTGTGATCGAAGGGGTAATTGGTGTAGTCGAAGCTCTGGCGCAGAGTTTGTTCGAAATACCAACCAATCAAAACGCCGTCGGGTTGCGGCAACCGGTAGGCCTGTTCGATAAGGCCGTTTGCCGTATCGACCGCTTCGGGCAGAAGAAACCCAGCCTCACCTTCGGCAGGAATGATCGCATCATGTTCACCTGCTTTGTAGTGCTGCCAGATATAGCCGGTAAGCTGTATATCGCTGGCGCCAAGAAAGCTGAAAGACTTTATGAAAATCCCCGTTCTCAAACGGTAGTCCGGTGCAACGTCCAGCTTGCACAGATATGCATCTACCGCAGCCTGATCAGGCAGTTGTGTCGGGTCTCCTTCGAAATGGTTCAGTTCGATCCAAAGCTTGAGCAACAAAGCGGCCAACCCAAAGGTCAGCAAACCCGAGATAAGCCACACCTTTCTTTCGACGCTCATTCAGCCACCTGCCTTGCCGCCTATTCCGCCAGAAAATCCGCTCGGCCCAGCAACGATTGCGTGATGCCCATCGCCGCAAACTGTTCATTCAGATCGGCAAATCCGCTATGCTGTGACGGTGGGATATTCTGCTTCCCGCTCTCGGCCAATAGTCGTGCTTGACGAATGGACAGGTCAACCATTGGCAAAGGCTCATTCTTGGTGAACGCGGCAAGCCCATCCGCATATTCAATTGCGGCATCCCAATCACCGCGCGCCAGCATGACAACGCTGGCATCGGGGTAAAAGTGCAAATGGCTGTGGCCGACACATCCCTCGGCGATTATCTCGGAGCCCAGCTTCAAAAGGCGTGTTTGCTCATCCGGGTCCGTTTCGGCCATCGCCAGGGCAGAAAGGGCCTTGGGTCCAACAAAACTCCGGCCATGTTCAAGCGCAATTTCGACTGCTCGCAGACCAGTTTCACGTGCGCGCCCCGCTTGACCGGCATACACTTGCGTTCTGGCCAGGTGTTCCAACGCCTGCGCTTCAAGGCGTTTTGCCCCCACGCGCTCTGCGATTTCGGCAGAGACACCAAAGGCTTCAAGCGCACGGTCGAGACTGCCCAGAAAGGTCTCGGCCACACCAAGGCATGTTTGCGCGACGCATTCCGGAACGAAGGCAAAATACGTCTGCGAGATTTCAATCGCCTCGTTGGCATCTGCTCTGCCCTGCCCGACATCCCCCGTATAGCTGCGCGCAACACTGAGATTGTGCAGGTTGGCCGCAAGGTCTCGAACCAGCCCTTTTTCACGCGCCCGTTCAACGGCTTGGGTGTAGAATCCTGTCGCCGTCTTCATCGTGGCACTCATGAAATTGGCGTCGCCAAATCCACTTAGCGCGCCGACTTCCAGACGAGCAGACTCGAGCTTGCGAGCCAGCGAGAGGGCGCGTTCGTTGGCCTTCAGCGCTTCGGTATTCCGACCCAGCGGGAAGTAAACGTTACCGCGCACGTAGTTTATCTGAGCCACATCTTCTTCAGACCCGCAGCGCTCTGCCGCTGCCTCAGCAATGTCGAGCGCTTCCAGCGCGTCCTGATACAGGCTTGCTTGCCGCGCCGCCTGCGCCAACCCGGTATGCGCCCTCGCGACTTGTTCATCGGTTTCCGCCAAACTGGCCGCGTCCTTGAACTCCTCCAAGGCTTCGTTTGACAACCCCTGCAACCGATGCGTTTCACCCCGCGCGCACAGCAGGTCAAATCGGACACCCGCCGGGGACGGCAATTCCAAAGCACGCTCGATCAATGGGCTGGCGTCGTCGAACCGGAAGGCTTGGATCAATTTATCCGCAGCCTCCAGATAGGCTTGCGCTGCGTTATTGGCTCCGGCCCGGTCCAGATGCTGGGCGCGCAAGGTGGCATCTCGATCCTCGAACCACTGAGCCGCCTGTCGATGCAGACGGGCCCGTTCGGATTTGACCAAAGTAGCATAGGACCCGTCCCGGATCAGCGCGTGGGCAAACATGAGATCAGGTCCGGCCTCTCGGATCAACGCCGACCGGATCAGGTTACTTGTGTCCAGATGTCCTTCGCCCAGAATGAAATTCAGAACTTCGGGCGAGAACCTTTGACCCAGAACCGATGCGGCCTGAAGGGCGGTTCGACTGGTGCGATCCAATGCATCCAATCGCGACTGGACGATACCCTGAATACTTCCGGGCACACTTTCCTGCTTGAGTACGTCTGTGTTGCGCAACAGCTGTTCCAGAAACAACGGGTTGCCGCCCGCCCGTTGCACACATGTTTCCAGCAAGTCCTGATCGATGGCCCGGAACTCTTCGACCAGCTGCCTGACATGGTCCTCTCCCATAGGCGCCAGTTCCAGCTTTGACACCAGCGCGCCGTCCGTCGCCATCTGCCAGTCCCTGTCGATCGGATCGCCCTCGACTCGACTGGACATCATCAACACACAGGGAATATTCCGCGTCGCTGCGGCGATATGCGAACAGGCCGTCAAGATGTCAGGGGTCGCCCAGTGGATGTCCTCAATCTGAATAAGCAGGGGCGATTCCTGGCTGCTGGCCGAAA contains:
- a CDS encoding adenylate/guanylate cyclase domain-containing protein: MSQDLRGWLSANGLNEYAQAFIDNKIDFSILPDLTAEDLIEIGVTAVGDRRRLLRAIEQLDSAHTAAEPEPTAPHEPARRQVTVMFADLTGFTKISSELDAEDLHALLNQFFSKVDNVVEKYGGRIDKHIGDAVMAVFGAPISHTNDTERAARAAAEIHAVLPTLSPPLSCHIGISSGQVIASSTGSQSHTEYTVTGDGVNLASRLTDISAAGETLVSHDIQRALGPLFVGDSIGVKAIKGLNEPVEVWRLDRLARNIRTRRHKFIGREREMSIFSATFDRCQRHGKGEVHIVLGEPGIGKTHLSEQVAELATSLSYTIHNGVVVDFGAREGHSAIQTVARSILGLEASDGAETGAAVAKDAISRGWVSPSNAAHLNALLELEQDPGLAEVYAVMDNKTRLRGRRQVLEELLSASSQESPLLIQIEDIHWATPDILTACSHIAAATRNIPCVLMMSSRVEGDPIDRDWQMATDGALVSKLELAPMGEDHVRQLVEEFRAIDQDLLETCVQRAGGNPLFLEQLLRNTDVLKQESVPGSIQGIVQSRLDALDRTSRTALQAASVLGQRFSPEVLNFILGEGHLDTSNLIRSALIREAGPDLMFAHALIRDGSYATLVKSERARLHRQAAQWFEDRDATLRAQHLDRAGANNAAQAYLEAADKLIQAFRFDDASPLIERALELPSPAGVRFDLLCARGETHRLQGLSNEALEEFKDAASLAETDEQVARAHTGLAQAARQASLYQDALEALDIAEAAAERCGSEEDVAQINYVRGNVYFPLGRNTEALKANERALSLARKLESARLEVGALSGFGDANFMSATMKTATGFYTQAVERAREKGLVRDLAANLHNLSVARSYTGDVGQGRADANEAIEISQTYFAFVPECVAQTCLGVAETFLGSLDRALEAFGVSAEIAERVGAKRLEAQALEHLARTQVYAGQAGRARETGLRAVEIALEHGRSFVGPKALSALAMAETDPDEQTRLLKLGSEIIAEGCVGHSHLHFYPDASVVMLARGDWDAAIEYADGLAAFTKNEPLPMVDLSIRQARLLAESGKQNIPPSQHSGFADLNEQFAAMGITQSLLGRADFLAE
- a CDS encoding sulfotransferase family protein yields the protein MGFPGTWMTESESMVYRVVPKCACSTIGQIMYYSDHGQFFDGDIHDAKDGMHKWAFDQSQGLISNNVRNHASYSFTCVRNPYTRILSSFFDKICGIQRNGKRYRGNLVPTLIYNYGIEVGGDDGKGEFDQIASFRRFLLFARDTIRWRRPMDPDIHWSAMSGHVSTFIVNGGHYDRIFWTEAFNDGMQYVLDNVELKHSVTLSEIPRFNESEGHGPKRAHPVEDYFDDLSMHLVYEMYKQDFELFKYDFENPANKMPIGEIDLNEIHAKLGD
- a CDS encoding DUF5928 domain-containing protein yields the protein MAKVAYILLCHKDPEAIIAQAEQLTAAGDCMAIHFDASASTKAYERIRSALDQNPNVTFAKKRVKCGWGEWSLVRATLNALQAAVETFPRATHFYMLSGDCMAIKTAEYTHRFLDEHDKDFIESHDFFASNWIKTGMKEDRLIYRHYFNERTQSKLFYAAYEMQKRLGLTRDIPQDIQMMIGSQWWCLRRRTVEMILDFLRQRRDVIRFFSTTWIPDETFFQTLVRHLIPKSEIENRTLTFLMFSDYGMPVTFYNDHYDMLLGQDYLFARKISAEALELKDRLGSLYASEGVDFPVSNEGRNLYAFLTGRGRIGRRFGQRFWEAGSTLGPERELFVIVCKKWHVAKRLVDQIASETDIPCVEYLFNEEHTLLPELGGIESTLAKRSRHRRAVLGLLFDSFGSNQMALCLDPANLDALEDFCSDQAKTHVLEIECEYSDEYLIGHARRVGLAGDNSPTETVASLLPTLRNDLSYESEQIRAARLGNYLRLRETAPRADNEAVIAKFLGVDEKTAQAIMRLDYLFLD
- a CDS encoding flavoprotein, encoding MIYDVLPGNPAVINPHFECIEVTGNTVLPANGMYIVLRGVVQLRQNGNPLASADVGDYFYEEHLQISDIPVSLEALALDGTRLAYLSSKNWLQIPESIRQPCFATMFGDLVSVQLHNFQQPINCCSVTAAALSMSALGFSCEVNDIFRECALPSSFVVNDGISLGELFDVACTYIHTQGLRERVQVQAYFMDEDTTSVPLLLEAIDESNRLGGDNDILVANFQVGVAHGKENMPGGHFAVIAKCNPSTGLVHMMDVHPEKYGKLWVTTVERLWQAMSDRDGTSMRSRGLLRFSARAAVKTHLKTFKQRCNYVDSTRYLAKDPKKRRNLFRRATPNMNSLGVLAESLAIHGDNRVDEDELLRATKASFTDAVSRVATAEDMHDMAQKYLSQSENVHLSSSFQSFETRNDTSIQTPQDWFKALLKSLNTNKDRHLMINIDFNRVTGIEAIRPPDNVYRETALLEEFWCLCIAYDEDQDVVTIVDMSPATSQVWQAPRGNIFRGLRDLEDPALVMIEEIDPPEDPSDVASIIKHNKMVLFYEDEDPWSYMLRSVLSNIGATTVKQIDVGGRDPNMIRMRRQLVTLGERPDPPYLFFKGGCISKSDELEDIVDMIRAGELQAKMRTEGLPVSELNETPSLEKNPFGYPKGVMNQVNAGKRNVLLCACGSSAADKIPELVERIVDAGHNVKLIPSVSAEKFFRDFGAERIDAKITHHDYYRDDDEWNFRYLKFDMPVRASHLALCDWADCVIVAPITCNTMGKVANGIADNLLTSVFVAWQYQKKPVILCPACNTNMWNNITTQNNVDKLKALGVDFIGPREGRLSNGRMGIGMMATPDQVMEALADAFEELDDQKYRVCKWAREAAAADDINEWKRVFRAIDEEIVGVNIVDEAHGDSLLHYAAGGEGELNESGHDLGKPDYEAAQDLIDRDIDVNIVNDHGFTALHVAVMNKAPKMVEILLGADDMDATSCIEFVQGMQIEPEIRTMLDAWAQDHNLKMADPEQGRDESFVAVKEPSYLYFTYGSLKKGFPNHDAHSKVLNDFVGMARTRQPMPLIIPKEPFCDNPNCGYLHRMATLVDQQGMGKQVGGEVYRVTESGLSELDRLEGYHGPGSPQNVYVRKKINVVVEGVMKPAYAYVIADPEKYLKSWREGTSEVVSDYTLDMAQGEPKPGFEPVV